The Montipora foliosa isolate CH-2021 chromosome 14, ASM3666993v2, whole genome shotgun sequence genome window below encodes:
- the LOC137984824 gene encoding potassium channel subfamily K member 15-like yields the protein MSISDNTKALLIRVTVFTTYVLVGAAIFREIERKEQHREVERIRKTRMEILRKYNITRSDAKRWAETFAAASLSDEDYLEWNYGNSVLFAVVILTTIGYGNIVPRTDLGRLFLVAYAFVGIPGTCLTLKTMGDKITDTVTSLFITFEQRLLKRPHPQKVKLKVALGTITLTVALVLPLLALAIKLRHEGWSYIECFYFTFVTLSTIGFGDYLPQFEKNADFLFLILALIGLSCVSSIFCSMNNFIEQHGMTARMMRSVRGKDAGNSANKPLHDATTIGTNRVMDTSLTTEKAEDFHSRFLESNERAHGATNSRRNSFNEEMTAESKKHGATISLGVFTC from the exons ATGAGTATCTCCGACAACACAAAGGCTCTTCTTATTCGAGTTACCGTATTTACCACTTATGTTCTGGTTGGAGCCGCTATCTTCCGCGAAATCGAACGCAAAGAGCAACACAGAGAAGTGGAGCGTATTCGCAAAACCAGAATGGAAATATTGCGAAAGTACAACATCACGCGAAGTGATGCTAAGAGATGGGCAGAAACATTCGCCGCTGCATCCCTTAGTGATGAAGACTATCTTGAATGGAATTATGGAAATTCAGTCCTTTTTGCAGTGGTAATCCTAACAACAATAG GTTATGGGAACATTGTACCCAGAACAGACCTTGGCCGATTGTTTCTTGTGGCATATGCATTTGTTGGGATCCCTGGGACTTGTTTGACGCTCAAGACCATGGGAGACAAAATCACAGACACAGTAACCTCTTTGTTTATCACTTTTGAACAACGTCTGTTAAAAAGACCGCATCCTCAAAAGGTCAAACTGAAAGTCGCTTTGGGCACAATTACTTTGACCGTGGCTCTCGTTTTACCCTTGCTAGCATTGGCCATTAAGCTGAGACACGAAGGATGGTCTTACATCGAGTGCTTTTATTTCACCTTCGTTACTTTGAGTACAATTGGGTTTGGTGATTATTTACCGCAGTTTGAGAAAAACGCTGATTTTTTGTTCCTGATTCTGGCCTTGATCGGGCTCAGTTGTGTCTCGAGCATTTTTTGCTCGATGAACAACTTCATAGAGCAACACGGAATGACCGCGCGCATGATGCGGTCAGTGCGCGGGAAAGACGCAGGCAATTCTGCAAATAAACCGCTTCATGACGCCACAACTATAGGTACAAACAGAGTGATGGACACATCGTTAACGACTGAAAAAGCAGAGGATTTTCATAGCAGATTTTTGGAAAGCAATGAACGTGCCCACGGAGCTACCAACTCAAGGAGAAACAGCTTCAATGAAGAAATGACGGCGGAAAGCAAAAAACACGGAGCTACAATAAGTCTTGGAGTTTTCACTTGCTAA
- the LOC137985335 gene encoding uncharacterized protein — MANTFMCSIEEDLESENKLPSFYKRYVDDTLAAVKDIATATAFLTTLNEAQTAISFTMEIANNNKLPFIGMELIKIGKQLKTCVYRKTTNKGLLLHYQSHVDARYKRSLLITMLNRAHCLSSSSDLFAEECDNLKGIFLKLKYPENLINSTITRFIESRNQPQVGDVQANAPLRIILPFKDQRSSDVVRRQLSDLGKKLNSDLRPAVFTSKKIADDIKVAEAKPPLIKQQCVVYKFKCDLCDADYVGYTCRHLFQRIEEHKHSAIGKHLRDAHNQKNKDLQEQFTILKKCRGKFECLVYEILYIQEKKAQLNTQSDSIKAKLIST; from the coding sequence ATGGCGAACACATTTATGTGTTCGATCGAGGAGGACCTAGAAAGCGAGAATAAGTTACCTTCTTTTTATAAGAGATACGTGGATGACACCTTAGCCGCGGTAAAAGATATTGCAACTGCTACGGCTTTCTTGACAACATTAAACGAAGCACAAACGGCAATCAGCTTCACGATGGAAAttgcaaacaacaacaaactacCTTTCATCGGAATGGAACTCATTAAGATTGGGAAACAGCTGAAAACTTGTGTCTacaggaaaacaacaaataaaggcCTACTTCTCCACTATCAAAGCCATGTTGATGCCCGTTACAAACGATCCCTTCTAATAACCATGTTGAACCGAGCCCACTGTCTATCATCCTCATCTGATCTATTTGCTGAAGAATGTGACAACTTGAAAGGGATCTTCTTAAAACTGAAGTACCCAGAGAATCTTATTAATTCCACAATAACAAGATTCATTGAGTCGCGAAATCAACCGCAAGTTGGCGATGTTCAAGCAAATGCACCCCTTCGAATTATTCTGCCGTTCAAGGATCAAAGATCATCCGACGTTGTACGAAGACAGCTTTCCGATCTTGGAAAGAAATTAAACAGCGATCTGCGCCCAGCTGTGTTTACGAGCAAGAAAATTGCCGACGACATCAAAGTAGCAGAGGCCAAACCACCGTTAATAAAACAACAATGCGTTGtctataaattcaaatgtgatctgtgtgatgcggATTATGTTGGCTATACTTGCCGACACCTTTTCCAACGCATTGAGGAACACAAGCACTCTGCTATTGGAAAACACCTGAGAGACGCCCACAATCAGAAGAACAAAGATCTTCAGGAACAATTtaccattcttaagaaatgccgTGGGAAATTTGAATGCTTAGTTTACGAAATTCTTTATATCCAAGAAAAGAAAGCTCAGCTGAACACTCAATCTGACTCAATCAAAGCAAAACTAATTAGTACCTAA